A stretch of the Cheilinus undulatus linkage group 11, ASM1832078v1, whole genome shotgun sequence genome encodes the following:
- the ap4b1 gene encoding AP-4 complex subunit beta-1 isoform X1, producing the protein MPYLGGEDAVRELRRALSNPNIQSDPLRYRNAILKVIRSMSQGVDVSGLFSEMVKACATVDIVQKKLVYVFLCSYAALNPELSLLVINTLRKDCQDPNPMVRSLALRNMTNLRLPSLVEYVEQPLTAGLKDRAACVRRVAVLGWAKLHNLQPNAEIDASVVNELYSLLRDPDPVVMVNCLRALEEILKEEGGVAINKPITHHLLNRLKECDVWGQCDVLRILQRYKPQSDDELFDILSLLDASLVSPHPPVMAATLSLFLHLCPALPAVTQAALERVRGPLLAACGSASREMRFTALCHIQLLLRSLPGLMGAHYKRFFCGYAEPAYIKQRKMQVLVELVNDENVVMLLDELKGYCTDVNADTAQAAISAIGRIGRSYSDKCLEILTGLLGLKQDHITSAVVQTMRDLVWVCPQCSDTVCAALEGCEETLQDGQVSTRRSDQGSVSDLSDRSDLSRLLPQGRQALLWLLGVYGERISSAPYTLEGFIDGVRSEASLGVKMELLTTAMRLFLCRPAETQDMLGRLLHYCIEEETDMCVRDQALLYYRLLHCGIEETRKVLQGLRSDPSLGVLIGRPAEPVGQWASTFNTLEPLRQVAVETEPASRGSPEHVSTAPSDPLSCSAVEEVQSGSVAVIRRADSSADVPPPLSLSPSPALSPEEFERLWLRRRALNAERGVEKPPEEDFVRVEERVQCPAVPLCSPQSLQAAMQLLNIQTLAFTPPSTLPWRVYLYTHTLQTHADKTPRSTLILGELLYARGNGDGREAEEGGGETTGDEDVKVTLQQQPRDDEALRGFLSILTSVLHTLSADGE; encoded by the exons ATGCCGTACCTAGGCGGTGAAGACGCGGTGAGGGAGCTGCGGAGAGCTCTGTCCAACCCCAACATCCAGTCTGACCCGCTCCGGTACAGAAACGCCATCCTCAAGGTGATCAG GTCGATGTCCCAGGGCGTTGATGTGTCCGGTCTCTTCAGTGAGATGGTCAAAGCGTGTGCCACAGTTGACATCGTCCAGAAGAAACTGGTCTACGTGTTCCTGTGTTCCTACGCCGCTCTGAACCCTGAGCTGTCTCTGCTGGTCATCAACACGCTGAGGAAAGACTGTCAGGACCCCAACCCCATGGTCCGCAGCCTGGCCCTGAGGAACATGACCAACCTGAG GTTACCCAGCCTGGTGGAGTACGTGGAGCAGCCTCTGACAGCAGGACTCAAAGACAGAGCGGCGTGTGTGAGACGAGTCGCCGTCCTCGGCTGGGCCAAACTTCACAACCTCCAACCGAACGCTGAGATCG ATGCCTCCGTGGTGAACGAGCTGTACAGCCTGCTGAGGGACCCGGACCCCGTGGTGATGGTGAACTGTCTGCGAGCCCTGGAGGAGATCctgaaggaggagggaggagtcGCCATCAACAAACCAATCACACACCACCTCCTCAACAG GTTAAAGGAGTGCGACGTCTGGGGTCAGTGCGACGTCCTCCGAATCCTCCAGCGCTACAAACCTCAGTCAGACGACGAGCTCTTCGACATCCTCTCTCTGCTGGACGCCTCCTTAGTCAGCCCCCACCCCCCCGTCATGGCCGCCACCCTCAGCCTCTTCCTCCACCTCTGCCCCGCCCTCCCCGCCGTCACTCAGGCAGCTCTGGAGCGGGTACGAGGACCCCTGCTCGCCGCCTGCGGCAGCGCGTCCAGAGAGATGAGATTCACGGCACTCTGCCACATACAG tTGCTGTTGCGTTCCCTCCCTGGCCTGATGGGGGCGCACTACAAGCGTTTCTTCTGCGGCTACGCTGAGCCGGCTTACATCAAGCAGAGGAAGATGCAG GTGCTGGTGGAGCTGGTGAATGATGAGAATGTGGTCATGCTACTGGACGAGCTGAAAGGATACTGCACAGATGTCAACGCTGACACTGCCCAGGCTGCAATCTCTGCCATAG GTCGGATTGGGCGGAGCTACAGCGACAAGTGTTTGGAGATCCTGACCGGACTGCTGGGACTCAAACAGGATCACATCACATCAG CTGTGGTGCAGACGATGCGTGACCTGGTGTGGGTGTGTCCTCAGTGCAGCGACACGGTGTGTGCGGCTCTGGAGGGCTGTGAGGAGACGCTGCAGGACGGCCAG GTCTCTACACGTAGATCTGATCAGGGATCAGTCTCAGACCTGTCGGACCGCTCTGACCTCTCTCGGCTCCTCCCCCAGGGCAGGCAGGCGTTGCTGTGGCTTCTGGGTGTTTACGGCGAGAGGATCTCTAGCGCCCCCTACACGCTGGAGGGGTTCATCGACGGCGTGAGGAGCGAGGCGTCTCTGGGCGTGAAGATGGAGCTGCTGACGACCGCCATGAGGCTGTTTCTGTGCCGACCAGCGGAGACGCAGGACATGCTGGGACGACTGCTGCATTACTGCATTG AGGAGGAGACGGACATGTGCGTGCGTGACCAGGCTCTTCTTTACTACCGCCTGTTGCATTGTGGGATTGAAGAGACTCGAAAAGTCCTGCAGGGCCTGAGGTCAGACCCCTCTCTGGGCGTTCTGATTGGCCGTCCCGCTGAGCCCGTCGGCCAATGGGCTTCCACCTTCAACACCCTGGAGCCTCTGAGGCAGGTCGCCGTGGAGACGGAGCCCGCCAGCAGAGGGAGCCCTGAACACGTGAGCACGGCGCCGTCGGACCCGCTGAGCTGCAGCGCAGTCGAGGAGGTCCAGTCAG GATCAGTTGCTGTCATCCGGCGTGCAGACTCCTCCGCTGACGTCCCGCCCCCCCTCAGCCTGTCCCCCTCCCCGGCTCTCAGCCCAGAGGAGTTTGAGCGTCTGTGGCTGCGGCGACGAGCTCTGAATGCTGAGCGAG GTGTGGAGAAACCGCCAGAGGAGGATTTTGTGCGCGTGGAGGAGCGTGTCCAATGCCCGGCGGTTCCTCTCTGTTCTCCTCAGAGCCTTCAGGCCGCCATGCAGCTTCTCAACATCCAGACATTAGCCTTCACGCCGCCGAGCACGCTCCCCTGGAGGGTCTACCTGTACACGCACACGCTGCAGACGCATGCTGACAAGACGCCACGGAGCACGCTCATACTGGGGGAGCTGCTGTACGCCAGGGGGAACGGAGATGGGAGGGAGGCGGAGGAAGGGGGGGGCGAAACCACGGGTGATGAAGACGTTAAAGTGACTCTTCAGCAGCAGCCCAGAGACGATGAAGCTCTGAGAGGGTTTCTGTCCATCCTCACCTCTGTGCTGCACACGCTCAGTGCAGACGGGGAATAA
- the ap4b1 gene encoding AP-4 complex subunit beta-1 isoform X2 codes for MPYLGGEDAVRELRRALSNPNIQSDPLRYRNAILKVIRSMSQGVDVSGLFSEMVKACATVDIVQKKLVYVFLCSYAALNPELSLLVINTLRKDCQDPNPMVRSLALRNMTNLRLPSLVEYVEQPLTAGLKDRAACVRRVAVLGWAKLHNLQPNAEIDASVVNELYSLLRDPDPVVMVNCLRALEEILKEEGGVAINKPITHHLLNRLKECDVWGQCDVLRILQRYKPQSDDELFDILSLLDASLVSPHPPVMAATLSLFLHLCPALPAVTQAALERVRGPLLAACGSASREMRFTALCHIQLLLRSLPGLMGAHYKRFFCGYAEPAYIKQRKMQVLVELVNDENVVMLLDELKGYCTDVNADTAQAAISAIGRIGRSYSDKCLEILTGLLGLKQDHITSAVVQTMRDLVWVCPQCSDTVCAALEGCEETLQDGQGRQALLWLLGVYGERISSAPYTLEGFIDGVRSEASLGVKMELLTTAMRLFLCRPAETQDMLGRLLHYCIEEETDMCVRDQALLYYRLLHCGIEETRKVLQGLRSDPSLGVLIGRPAEPVGQWASTFNTLEPLRQVAVETEPASRGSPEHVSTAPSDPLSCSAVEEVQSGSVAVIRRADSSADVPPPLSLSPSPALSPEEFERLWLRRRALNAERGVEKPPEEDFVRVEERVQCPAVPLCSPQSLQAAMQLLNIQTLAFTPPSTLPWRVYLYTHTLQTHADKTPRSTLILGELLYARGNGDGREAEEGGGETTGDEDVKVTLQQQPRDDEALRGFLSILTSVLHTLSADGE; via the exons ATGCCGTACCTAGGCGGTGAAGACGCGGTGAGGGAGCTGCGGAGAGCTCTGTCCAACCCCAACATCCAGTCTGACCCGCTCCGGTACAGAAACGCCATCCTCAAGGTGATCAG GTCGATGTCCCAGGGCGTTGATGTGTCCGGTCTCTTCAGTGAGATGGTCAAAGCGTGTGCCACAGTTGACATCGTCCAGAAGAAACTGGTCTACGTGTTCCTGTGTTCCTACGCCGCTCTGAACCCTGAGCTGTCTCTGCTGGTCATCAACACGCTGAGGAAAGACTGTCAGGACCCCAACCCCATGGTCCGCAGCCTGGCCCTGAGGAACATGACCAACCTGAG GTTACCCAGCCTGGTGGAGTACGTGGAGCAGCCTCTGACAGCAGGACTCAAAGACAGAGCGGCGTGTGTGAGACGAGTCGCCGTCCTCGGCTGGGCCAAACTTCACAACCTCCAACCGAACGCTGAGATCG ATGCCTCCGTGGTGAACGAGCTGTACAGCCTGCTGAGGGACCCGGACCCCGTGGTGATGGTGAACTGTCTGCGAGCCCTGGAGGAGATCctgaaggaggagggaggagtcGCCATCAACAAACCAATCACACACCACCTCCTCAACAG GTTAAAGGAGTGCGACGTCTGGGGTCAGTGCGACGTCCTCCGAATCCTCCAGCGCTACAAACCTCAGTCAGACGACGAGCTCTTCGACATCCTCTCTCTGCTGGACGCCTCCTTAGTCAGCCCCCACCCCCCCGTCATGGCCGCCACCCTCAGCCTCTTCCTCCACCTCTGCCCCGCCCTCCCCGCCGTCACTCAGGCAGCTCTGGAGCGGGTACGAGGACCCCTGCTCGCCGCCTGCGGCAGCGCGTCCAGAGAGATGAGATTCACGGCACTCTGCCACATACAG tTGCTGTTGCGTTCCCTCCCTGGCCTGATGGGGGCGCACTACAAGCGTTTCTTCTGCGGCTACGCTGAGCCGGCTTACATCAAGCAGAGGAAGATGCAG GTGCTGGTGGAGCTGGTGAATGATGAGAATGTGGTCATGCTACTGGACGAGCTGAAAGGATACTGCACAGATGTCAACGCTGACACTGCCCAGGCTGCAATCTCTGCCATAG GTCGGATTGGGCGGAGCTACAGCGACAAGTGTTTGGAGATCCTGACCGGACTGCTGGGACTCAAACAGGATCACATCACATCAG CTGTGGTGCAGACGATGCGTGACCTGGTGTGGGTGTGTCCTCAGTGCAGCGACACGGTGTGTGCGGCTCTGGAGGGCTGTGAGGAGACGCTGCAGGACGGCCAG GGCAGGCAGGCGTTGCTGTGGCTTCTGGGTGTTTACGGCGAGAGGATCTCTAGCGCCCCCTACACGCTGGAGGGGTTCATCGACGGCGTGAGGAGCGAGGCGTCTCTGGGCGTGAAGATGGAGCTGCTGACGACCGCCATGAGGCTGTTTCTGTGCCGACCAGCGGAGACGCAGGACATGCTGGGACGACTGCTGCATTACTGCATTG AGGAGGAGACGGACATGTGCGTGCGTGACCAGGCTCTTCTTTACTACCGCCTGTTGCATTGTGGGATTGAAGAGACTCGAAAAGTCCTGCAGGGCCTGAGGTCAGACCCCTCTCTGGGCGTTCTGATTGGCCGTCCCGCTGAGCCCGTCGGCCAATGGGCTTCCACCTTCAACACCCTGGAGCCTCTGAGGCAGGTCGCCGTGGAGACGGAGCCCGCCAGCAGAGGGAGCCCTGAACACGTGAGCACGGCGCCGTCGGACCCGCTGAGCTGCAGCGCAGTCGAGGAGGTCCAGTCAG GATCAGTTGCTGTCATCCGGCGTGCAGACTCCTCCGCTGACGTCCCGCCCCCCCTCAGCCTGTCCCCCTCCCCGGCTCTCAGCCCAGAGGAGTTTGAGCGTCTGTGGCTGCGGCGACGAGCTCTGAATGCTGAGCGAG GTGTGGAGAAACCGCCAGAGGAGGATTTTGTGCGCGTGGAGGAGCGTGTCCAATGCCCGGCGGTTCCTCTCTGTTCTCCTCAGAGCCTTCAGGCCGCCATGCAGCTTCTCAACATCCAGACATTAGCCTTCACGCCGCCGAGCACGCTCCCCTGGAGGGTCTACCTGTACACGCACACGCTGCAGACGCATGCTGACAAGACGCCACGGAGCACGCTCATACTGGGGGAGCTGCTGTACGCCAGGGGGAACGGAGATGGGAGGGAGGCGGAGGAAGGGGGGGGCGAAACCACGGGTGATGAAGACGTTAAAGTGACTCTTCAGCAGCAGCCCAGAGACGATGAAGCTCTGAGAGGGTTTCTGTCCATCCTCACCTCTGTGCTGCACACGCTCAGTGCAGACGGGGAATAA